The DNA sequence CCTTACAAGTTTGCTGAGACTCCCTTGATTgagaaaaaactgttttacatGATCCTGCAGACAGTGATACCATTTGCAAAAACCATAGACATAACCAGACGTGGAAATATTCTGGCAAGAAagcaaataatgattttttggtCCAATATACTTACATTAACCAGAATTTAAACCATTTATTCTGAACATCCACATGCTCAAACCAGACAGTGATacataaaccaaaacaaaaaaagaaagaaaaaaagggaaaatttctgttacttttttttgaaGGACAATATAAAAATGGTCAACATAAGAGTCTTTACATTTTTCCCACATTTGTGTGCTGCTGTCAGGGGCATTATATAAAATGACTTGAGTTCTGAATCACTCAGATACAGCATAAAGCATGACAAAGAATTAAAACCTGTAATTCCAATAGCTTTAGTGTATGTAAATCTCTTTTCTGAATGAAAGGTtgacaacaatatattttaattgaaaatgatcTGCATATAAGTGACGTCAATGAATATAATACCTTGAGAGGTCAAATACCATATTAGcaagaaaatacaacaaatgtaTTTGCTATCAGATTAACATTTGAGGACAATGTCAGATAAAGTTTGTCCTACTCTAACACATATAACAGTAATGTTTAGTATCCATCTCATTACAGAAGATTTTGTCATTATAAAAGGAAGACGTGTTTCATGGCGAAGACAAAAGAGGACAACATGTTATGATGTTGTAGAGTCAATAAATCTTCTCCCTTGTTTAGTTAGTTTAGCTATATGATTTGAACAAAAGTTACACTTATCAGcctttaaaatctgttttagaACATGTTATTAACCCTGGTTTAACTGGTCCATGCTTTTACGTGTACACACAGATTATGTCACAATTACCAGTATTGTCCTCATTTCCTGGAACTCAGGAGTACAAAGGCATATTCTCACACTGCATGAGAGTCGCACAATCAGACTCACCGGGTTTGGGCTGTCCTGAGGCCTTTTTGCGTCCCGCTGAGAGCAAGGAGCTGTTCATCTTCTTGGGCCGGGGAGATTTGCCGTTGTTCGTGGTTTTCTTCATCACAATGGTGGTTGCAGGAGATGCTGCTTCTGGTTTCTCTTTACTCTGCTCAACATCGGAGTCCTCTGACAGCGAGTCGGCAGAGTTTCCTGACAACACTGAAAGAGAAGGGCAAGTATGACTGATGAGTCCAGcgctctttatttatttacacctGCCATGTGCTCGACATAACAATCCACTCACCGTCTAACTCCAGACAGATGTGATGTAAACTCATTCCTCGGAACAAGACGCCGTCTCTCTCTCCGCAAAGAACCACCCGACCGATCAGACCCATCAGCCCAGGGTCTTGACCTATGGTTGCACAGCTTTGAGTCACGTGATACTCCTTCTGCAAGAAGCTCTCCAATCGCTGTATGGCAGCACCGTGCTGTCCTTCCTTCTCACCCTCACTTAACAACAACAGCTGCGTGAGTATCGCCACCTGTCTGCGAACGCGTGTCTGCGTCAGTGCCCGGGGGTGCCGTGAACCGCTGGACCGTGCCAAACTACGTAGTAAGTCTGTCCCGCGCAGGGGAGTGGCTGGCGAATGAAACGGTCTGGCAAACACATAGGGGTTCTGTGGATCGATTCCCACCCCGGCACGAGTCTGCAAAAGCATCTCCAGACAGGCCTCTGAGTGTGGAGGGAGGATGAGCGGCTGTACTCGCCCACGCTTGCCTTGGACCCCGACACGAGGGAGATGAGGGAGGACCATCCGCTCGAAGGGTGAGAGCGAGGCCTCCAGTGGGGTTAGAGTTGGCGGGGCACCAGGCTGCACGGGGATGGGGGACTGGGGTGTGACTCGGGCCTGGTACTCTGAGATTGTCAGTTTGGAGACTTCACATTCACGGCGGCGATTGTAAAGAATGAGAAGGGCCAGGCTGGAGTGACAGAGGAGACGCCAAGCCTCGGCTGACTGGGGTGAGCGGGACAGAGAAATAAAGGCAGAGTGCTGCAGCCGTCGCAGGTACAACACCAGGGAGGAAAGGGAGGAAAGAAGCGGGAGCATGTGGGGACGACGCAAACtgaggaaagagaaaaagaaaaacgatTAGGTCAATTTAAATTGATATAGAttttagtgctgggcaacaattattcgcgattaatcacatctaaaaacttttttgtttatgtatgtgtatgtactacgtatatttattatgcataaataaagacACACCAATACATTACGCATgttaaaaatatctattaacatatatatatatatattcatgtaatatatagtatatataaatatattcaatatgtgaacatttttcttaaatatatacagaatagctatataagaaatataagaaaAGGAATAAACTACTTCTTTGAATCCAATCGAAATTTCATTCAGATCAAGCTCAATTGGATTGATTAAAGTGTGTACATGAAGGATTTTCTGCCCGATTGAGTCGTCAATCCGATTACTAACAGATTATTTTGTTGCATGTAAACATAGCcagtaaaactgttttaaacactgcGATTGTCTAACCTTGATAGGTCTGTCTTATCCTCTGCTCcgctttcttcttctctccctCCATTgtcctctctttcttctttcgaAGGTTCTGACTCCTTAACAAGATCCACAAAGACTGGAGTGGGCAGTTCCTCTTCTTTCATCTTCTCTACCTCCTCTTtatcctttttcatttttcgACCTCCTTTTCTCAAAGGAGTAGAAGGAGTAGGTGGGCTCCTCTTTAAGACAGACACGGGAACACCTCCTCTTCTGGGAGGAGTCGCTGGAGCAGGACTTTTGCGAGTAGGGCTAGAGAGGGCAGGGCTCCTTCTGACTGGAGACAAAGTACAAGCTGGAGGTGACTGTGGTGTTATGACAAGTACACTTGGCACAGGAGTCATTTGTAGGCATTGGGACTGTTTGCTGGATGATGGGAGACACGATTGTACACAAGTAGGGTCACCAGGGGTGCGTGCTTGCTCCAGGACAGTGCGCACATCCGGCTGGTGGGCGTGGTGTTTTTCCAGATGCCGTGGGAGAGATCGGAAGTGACGGCCACAGTAAACACATCGCTGTTTCTGTGCCACGGTGCTCTGCCCACGACCCACTGACACATTGACACTATTAGCAGCAACTCCTGCAGGCAGCGGGCACTTAAACACAGGTCTGGAGGGAGCAGCGGGCTGCAGTTTCGAGGACGGGAGGGAGTGTGGAAAAGGGGGAGGATGGCTGGGGGGGCGCTGAAGTGCTTTTCTCTTAGCATGTGCAGCAGAAGAGGACAGGGCTTTGTGCCTCTTGCGACGGTGAAGTGTTCGCATGCGTGTCTCTCCATTGGCATCGTCCGAGTCCAGGTCTGAATCACTGGGTTCCGAGTGAGacagaggagaggaggaaggagagagagaccaAGAAGGTGTGAGGTATTCTGATGCTGAAAGTGAAATTGGGCCGGACTCTTCCTCCTAAGGAATAaaagcaaatgcatttataagaGCTGTTAAAGGGCAAATAATCAGACTTTTGCGCTCATTTTACTTCTGtgtaacaaataaacattttacatttaatgtaatgactgaaagtgaaaaatgtagGACAAAACTTATTTGTATCAACctgaaaataactaaaaaccaCCAACATTTCAGAAGGTTTTTGACCAGAATGTGGAGGCGGAAGGTCCTCAGACCAATGTTTTTTATGGTCAGTTAATTgctattaaaatttttaattatgtcattaattgctcaccctatgttgttccaaacccataagacatttcttaaaatataatctttggaagacataataaataatctttggaatgcaaatgaagatatttttgatgaaatccgagagctttctgactctccatagacagcaagggtcCTACCACAATCAAGGCCAGAAAGGTAAGAATATCGGCATAATAGTCCATGTGGCATCAGTGGTTCgactgtaattttatgaagcttgGAGAATACTTGTTTagtgcaaaacacaaaaacaactattttattcaacaattattTTCCTGTGAGTTACTATCTTTTGCAATGACAGACGCGTGTTGCTGCTGACGTAGAACATGCACGTGCTGCACCTTGCAACATGGTACTCTCCACAATGGCAGAAGaccacaaaaagtattttatatctTAATAAAATTACGATTGAACTACTGATGgcacatttagttttttggcAAAGTACTcgctacctttctgggccttgaatattgtagttgcattgctgtctatagatggtcagaaagctcttgaatTTCATCAAAAGTGTCTTAACTTGTGTTCCTAAAATGAACAGTTTTGGAATGGCATTAGGGggagtaattgatgacagaatttaaattttttgagtgaactatcccaaTTTTAAACAATCAATCTAAATGTtgttaattcaatttttttaaagtaacagaGCTGTAAAAAATGGCTGAACAATCAGTTTAAAGCACACCGACTAAAAAGACGCAAAGCAAAAAATGCCAACATGCACTGCGTTATAAAgagaacattttttataatggcTTTACAGGTTGCTCAATTCCAGGAGGCACACTcaagtttaaattaattaaaaactaagtTTTAAAATTACTGGATGAAAATGTGGGAAAATGGAGATATTAGTGTGCCATGGTGCTTATGCTTATAGTAAATGATGGCCAGGGGCACAGCAATCATTTCAGCAGGACAGGATATTCAGAAAGGCATGAAAATGACTGTTGCTTAGTAACTGGGTGTGTCTATGAATGTATtcgtaaaaatgtaatgtatatttacCTTCTTAATGTTGCTCTCGTGGTCCAAGCTGCAATCAAAGCTACTAGGAGGCACAGTGCCATGGAAACCCTGAGAGAGGGATGcaaaatcattacaaaaaaaatgtcaatcatGTGACTTAAGAGTGGGCTATAAAGTCCCTCCAACActctcacatatatatatatatatatgaataaataaaaaaccatGCATATAAGATCacgtcacaaacacacaagtgaTAAAACTCTCaacaatttacattatttattagtaacAGTAAGCACAAAAGGAGTTTAAATCACTGAGATGTGCTAGCCATTGTCATGGTTACACTTACTGTAGCGTTTTCTCCCCACTCGGTCAAACTGTAATCCACAGTGATCTCCTCCCCCTTTGTGATGTCGCGGATCGCTATGACAATCAGTCGCACTTGATTTCCACAGTGCACTTCACGAATGCGGCAGTTTGGTGATGGGGGGTACGAGACTGCACCTCTCTCTCCGCTAGAACCCTCCTCACTCTCACTGCATAGAAGAAAACTACATCAGACAATACAGCAAACAAAACTGAT is a window from the Puntigrus tetrazona isolate hp1 chromosome 1, ASM1883169v1, whole genome shotgun sequence genome containing:
- the si:dkey-117m1.4 gene encoding uncharacterized protein si:dkey-117m1.4 isoform X1 — protein: MAETVRSLFDYREPPPPLDSNGESSKPPPPRGRGCGRKRKGTPVKVCDRVFATEDEEESMSENSYGPEKGDGHEDKHRVPAADGPYYETQSAQLCESEEGSSGERGAVSYPPSPNCRIREVHCGNQVRLIVIAIRDITKGEEITVDYSLTEWGENATGFHGTVPPSSFDCSLDHESNIKKEEESGPISLSASEYLTPSWSLSPSSSPLSHSEPSDSDLDSDDANGETRMRTLHRRKRHKALSSSAAHAKRKALQRPPSHPPPFPHSLPSSKLQPAAPSRPVFKCPLPAGVAANSVNVSVGRGQSTVAQKQRCVYCGRHFRSLPRHLEKHHAHQPDVRTVLEQARTPGDPTCVQSCLPSSSKQSQCLQMTPVPSVLVITPQSPPACTLSPVRRSPALSSPTRKSPAPATPPRRGGVPVSVLKRSPPTPSTPLRKGGRKMKKDKEEVEKMKEEELPTPVFVDLVKESEPSKEEREDNGGREEESGAEDKTDLSSLRRPHMLPLLSSLSSLVLYLRRLQHSAFISLSRSPQSAEAWRLLCHSSLALLILYNRRRECEVSKLTISEYQARVTPQSPIPVQPGAPPTLTPLEASLSPFERMVLPHLPRVGVQGKRGRVQPLILPPHSEACLEMLLQTRAGVGIDPQNPYVFARPFHSPATPLRGTDLLRSLARSSGSRHPRALTQTRVRRQVAILTQLLLLSEGEKEGQHGAAIQRLESFLQKEYHVTQSCATIGQDPGLMGLIGRVVLCGERDGVLFRGMSLHHICLELDVLSGNSADSLSEDSDVEQSKEKPEAASPATTIVMKKTTNNGKSPRPKKMNSSLLSAGRKKASGQPKPGKRGVLKRPWSEAERAAVESHLVQNIMELRVPAKADCERCLELCPLLVTNHRDWRAVKFYCHNRIQLLKKTQQRQGPLALSVC
- the si:dkey-117m1.4 gene encoding uncharacterized protein si:dkey-117m1.4 isoform X2; protein product: MSENSYGPEKGDGHEDKHRVPAADGPYYETQSAQLCESEEGSSGERGAVSYPPSPNCRIREVHCGNQVRLIVIAIRDITKGEEITVDYSLTEWGENATGFHGTVPPSSFDCSLDHESNIKKEEESGPISLSASEYLTPSWSLSPSSSPLSHSEPSDSDLDSDDANGETRMRTLHRRKRHKALSSSAAHAKRKALQRPPSHPPPFPHSLPSSKLQPAAPSRPVFKCPLPAGVAANSVNVSVGRGQSTVAQKQRCVYCGRHFRSLPRHLEKHHAHQPDVRTVLEQARTPGDPTCVQSCLPSSSKQSQCLQMTPVPSVLVITPQSPPACTLSPVRRSPALSSPTRKSPAPATPPRRGGVPVSVLKRSPPTPSTPLRKGGRKMKKDKEEVEKMKEEELPTPVFVDLVKESEPSKEEREDNGGREEESGAEDKTDLSSLRRPHMLPLLSSLSSLVLYLRRLQHSAFISLSRSPQSAEAWRLLCHSSLALLILYNRRRECEVSKLTISEYQARVTPQSPIPVQPGAPPTLTPLEASLSPFERMVLPHLPRVGVQGKRGRVQPLILPPHSEACLEMLLQTRAGVGIDPQNPYVFARPFHSPATPLRGTDLLRSLARSSGSRHPRALTQTRVRRQVAILTQLLLLSEGEKEGQHGAAIQRLESFLQKEYHVTQSCATIGQDPGLMGLIGRVVLCGERDGVLFRGMSLHHICLELDVLSGNSADSLSEDSDVEQSKEKPEAASPATTIVMKKTTNNGKSPRPKKMNSSLLSAGRKKASGQPKPGKRGVLKRPWSEAERAAVESHLVQNIMELRVPAKADCERCLELCPLLVTNHRDWRAVKFYCHNRIQLLKKTQQRQGPLALSVC